In a genomic window of Rhododendron vialii isolate Sample 1 chromosome 12a, ASM3025357v1:
- the LOC131310591 gene encoding uncharacterized protein LOC131310591 has product MTVSISHHRCQHRLGFGNLQLGVVRGCPLCKCASNSGDQPEQYHLYDLLTNLSVDPGRHCRWRYCIVRTHANVGNTTEGLCIFLLPPPQTLPELLKRLRQGTFMLCVLRVCVCFLFSCSFG; this is encoded by the exons ATGACTGTTTCTATCAGTCATCATCGGTGTCAACACCGTCTAGGCTTTGGTAATCTGCAATTGGGCGTTGTTCGGGGATGTCCACTCTGCAAGTGCGCTAGCAACAGTGGTGACCAGCCTGAGCAGTACCATTTATATGACCTTCTTACAAACCTCTCTGTGGATCCCGGTCGGCATTGCCGCTGGCGTTATTGTATTGTTAGAACTCATGCAAATG TGGGCAATACAACAGAGGGCCTATGTATCTTTTTGCTTCCACCACCACAGACACTACCAGAGCTACTCAAGCGACTTAGGCAAGGAACTTTCATGCTCTGTGTTCtgcgtgtgtgtgtttgttttctcttttcatGTTCTTTTGGTTAA
- the LOC131310588 gene encoding uncharacterized protein LOC131310588 has translation MNSLTLPFLLVHFSLLILLTSVSATLPHKIPRLSILHGTFTRGPSNTISASASNDMETFFYNQTLDHFNYRPESYATFKQKYVINSKYWGGAKESAPIFVYFGDEQPLDVQMGAVGFLSENAPHFKALQVYIEHRFYGHSIPFGTTDEAMSNDSTRGYFNSAQALADYAEVIIYLKKKLSAHNSPVIVVGGSYGGMLASWFRLKYPHVALGALASSAPILYFDDTTPRDAYYSVVTKDFKEVSNSCYERIRKSWSEIDRVASKPNGLSILSKKFRTCTPLDNSGDFKGVLELIYAIAAQYDSPPSYPVSQVCERIDGANEGTDILGRIFAGFVAVAGNMTCYPFKEYYTTSKLDGWTWQVCSELVIPVGIGVNDTMFQPDPFNLKQFINGCRSLYGVSPRPHWITTYYGGHDIKLVLRRFASNIIFSNGLRDPYSSGGVLENLSDTLLAVHTAKGSHCLDILTPTKTDPQWLIDQRKVEVKIIEGWFETYYADLHSLSH, from the exons ATGAACTCTCTCACTCTTCCATTTCTATTggttcatttctctctcctaatcctTCTCACCTCTGTTTCTGCTACCTTACCCCACAAAATCCCAAGGCTCAGTATACTCCATGGAACATTCACTAGAGGCCCATCCAATACCATCTCAGCCTCTGCATCAAATGACATGGAAACCTTCTTTTACAACCAAACACTTGATCACTTCAACTACAGGCCGGAGAGCTATGCAACTTTTAAGCAAAAATATGTAATCAACTCCAAGTATTGGGGTGGTGCAAAAGAAAGTGCTCCAATCTTTGTCTACTTTGGTGATGAGCAGCCACTTGATGTGCAAATGGGTGCAGTTGGGTTTCTTTCAGAGAATGCTCCTCATTTCAAAGCTCTGCAAGTTTACATAGAG CATCGATTCTACGGACATTCTATACCATTTGGAACAACGGACGAGGCGATGAGCAATGACAGCACTCGTGGTTATTTCAATTCGGCTCAGGCTCTTGCGGATTATGCAGAGGTGATCATctacttgaagaaaaaactaTCCGCACATAATTCACCGGTTATTGTTGTCGGAGGGTCCTATGGGGGAA TGTTAGCTTCATGGTTCCGGCTGAAGTATCCCCATGTTGCTCTTGGAGCTCTAGCTTCATCAGCTCCTATCCTTTACTTTGACGACACCACCCCACGAGATGCATACTATTCAGTTGTTACCaaggatttcaaa GAAGTTAGTAATAGTTGCTACGAAAGAATAAGGAAATCATGGTCTGAGATCGATAGAGTCGCTTCCAAGCCGAACGGTCTCTCCATCCTTAGCAAGAAATTCAGGACTTGCAC GCCGTTGGATAATTCCGGGGACTTCAAGGGAGTCTTAGAGTTAATATATGCCATTGCAGCTCAATATGATAGTCCGCCGTCGTACCCTGTTTCACAGGTCTGTGAGAGAATCGACGGAGCAAATGAAGGAACCGATATTCTTGGCCGGATATTTGCCGGCTTTGTTGCTGTCGCTGGAAACATGACTTGCTATCCCTTCAAAGAATACTATACGACATCGAAATTAGATGGCTGGACTTGGCAA GTATGCAGTGAGCTGGTGATACCAGTGGGCATTGGCGTGAACGACACAATGTTTCAACCAGATCCTTTCAATCTAAAGCAATTCATCAATGGTTGCAGAAGTCTGTATGGGGTCTCACCTCGGCCGCACTGGATCACAACCTACTATGGTGGTCAT GATATAAAATTGGTTCTCCGTAGATTTGCTAGCAACATCATTTTCTCCAACGGTCTCAGAGATCCTTACAGCAGTGGAGG GGTGTTAGAGAACTTATCGGACACTCTTCTTGCTGTTCATACTGCTAAAG GATCCCATTGCTTGGATATTCTTACGCCAACGAAAACTGATCCACAGTGGTTGATAGATCAAAGAAAAGTGGAGGTCAAGATCATTGAAGGATGGTTCGAAACGTACTACGCCGATCTTCATTCTTTGTCACActag
- the LOC131310587 gene encoding putative pentatricopeptide repeat-containing protein At1g64310 produces the protein MCIQFRSLLLELSRLHQPLSKTQQLHALITKTHLSHDPFYATRIIRFYAINHDLFSARNLFDETPHRSVYLWNSIIRAYATDHKFTDAFSLFKQMLCSETKPDNFTFACILRGCAENSDVLGLRLVHGGVVVSSLGLDHIVSSALVAGYSKLGFVDEARLVFNCIGDPDLVLWNSMVSGYGFCGYWDKGLELFSLMRSEGKKPDGYTLVGLISSLVDPSLLEIGQGVHGFCLKLGFDSIAHIGSVLVSMYSRCKCLDSALQVFGSLSEPDLVTWSALITGFGQSGNSEKSLMFFKKMSAEGKKADPILLASLLAATAQLAIVGPGSELHCYVLRHGFESEIMVSSALIDMYFKCGFLHLGIKVFDSILERNTVSYNSVISGLGLHGLASEAFEIFKEMLEKGFEPSESTFSALLCACCHSGLAKEGREYFRRMKDEFGISPRIEHYVYLIKLLGMAGELEETYSFIQSLPEPVDSSVWGALLSCCDALGNSELAEVIAHKFIEDKPEESRYRVMLSNVYAGDGRWDEAKKLRDGMNAEMRKMAGISWI, from the coding sequence ATGTGCATCCAATTCCGTTCACTGCTCCTCGAACTCTCGAGGCTTCACCAACCTCTATCAAAAACCCAACAACTGCACGCTTTAATCACCAAAACCCATCTCTCACATGACCCGTTTTACGCGACCAGAATCATAAGATTCTACGCCATCAACCACGACCTTTTCTCTGCCCGTAACCTGTTCGACGAAACACCCCACCGAAGCGTCTACCTCTGGAACTCCATAATCAGAGCATACGCCACAGACCACAAGTTTACTGATGCATTTAGCCTTTTTAAGCAGATGCTTTGCTCAGAAACAAAGCCTGATAACTTCACATTCGCGTGCATTTTGCGCGGTTGTGCTGAAAATTCTGATGTTTTAGGGTTAAGACTTGTTCATGGAGGAGTTGTAGTTTCGAGTTTAGGATTGGACCATATTGTTAGTAGTGCACTTGTGGCAGGTTATTCGAAACTAGGCTTTGTTGATGAAGCAAGACTGGTGTTCAATTGTATTGGTGATCCAGATTTAGTTTTGTGGAATTCAATGGTTTCTGGTTATGGGTTTTGTGGGTATTGGGATAAAGGGTTAGAGTTGTTTAGTTTGATGCGAAGCGAGGGAAAGAAGCCCGATGGGTATACTCTGGTTGGGTTAATTTCAAGTTTAGTGGATCCTAGTTTGCTTGAAATTGGGCAAGGGGTtcatggattttgtttgaaattgggttttgattctATTGCTCATATAGGCAGTGTACTTGTTAGTATGTACTCAAGATGCAAGTGTTTGGATTCAGCACTACAAGTTTTTGGAAGTTTATCAGAGCCGGATCTTGTTACTTGGTCTGCTTTAATAACTGGATTTGGTCAATCTGGAAACTCTGAAAAGTCGTTAATGTTCTTCAAGAAAATGAGCGCGGAAGGTAAAAAGGCTGATCCCATATTGCTCGCTAGTTTGCTAGCTGCTACTGCTCAATTAGCAATTGTGGGACCTGGCAGCGAACTACATTGTTATGTTCTTCGACATGGGTTTGAGTCGGAAATAATGGTATCTTCAGCTCTAATCGACATGTACTTCAAGTGTGGATTCTTGCACTTAGGGATTAAGGTTTTCGATAGCATACTTGAAAGGAACACCGTTTCTTATAATTCAGTAATTTCTGGTCTAGGTTTGCATGGACTTGCTTCTGAGGCCTTTGAAATTTTCAAGGAGATGCTAGAAAAGGGATTTGAACCGAGTGAATCTACTTTCTCAGCTCTCCTTTGCGCTTGCTGCCATTCTGGTCTTGCCAAAGAAGGTCGCGAATATTTTAGAAGAATGAAAGATGAGTTTGGCATCAGTCCTAGAATAGAGCATTATGTTTACCTCATAAAGCTTCTCGGGATGGCTGGAGAGTTGGAAGAGACGTATAGTTTTATCCAGTCTTTGCCAGAACCAGTGGATTCCAGTGTTTGGGGAGCACTCTTATCATGCTGTGACGCTCTTGGGAATTCTGAATTGGCAGAAGTCATAGCTCACAAGTTCATTGAAGATAAGCCAGAGGAAAGTAGGTACAGAGTTATGCTTTCTAATGTATACGCTGGTGATGGGAGGTGGGATGAGGCTAAGAAGTTGAGGGATGGTATGAATGCTGAGATGAGAAAGATGGCAGGGATAAGCTGGATTTGA
- the LOC131310589 gene encoding histone deacetylase 6, with protein MDDSALGGASLPSGPDAKKRRVTYFYEPSIGDYYYGQGHPMKPHRIRMSHNLIIHYSLHRRMEINRPFPAGPHDIRRFHSDDYVDFLSSVTPETVHDHTHARNLKRFNVGEDCPVFDGLFSFCQASTGGSIGAAVKLNRQDADIALNWAGGLHHAKKSEASGFCYVNDIVLGILELLKVHRRVLYVDIDVHHGDGVEEAFFTTDRVMTVSFHKFGDFFPGTGHIKDIGAGRGKYYALNVPLNDGIDDASFRGLFRPILQKVMEVYQPDAVVLQCGADSLAGDRLGCFNLSVKGHADCLRFLRSFNVPLMVLGGGGYTIRNVARCWCYETAVAVGVEPDNKLPYNEYYEYFGPDYTLHVEPMPMDNLNSTKDLEKIRNMLLEQLSRLPNAPSVQFQTTPPITQVPEEAEEAMDRRPKQRIWNGEEYESDADEDEKPRFQSLNSDSRPSVKTEMRDAADGIKKEIKDETMTDAHTPS; from the exons atggacgaTTCGGCTCTAGGCGGAGCCTCCCTGCCATCGGGCCCCGACGCCAAGAAGCGGCGCGTGACCTACTTCTACGAGCCCTCGATCGGCGACTACTACTACGGCCAGGGCCACCCCATGAAGCCCCACCGCATCCGCATGTCCCACAATCTCATCATCCACTACTCCCTCCACCGCCGCATGGAGATCAACCGCCCCTTCCCCGCCGGCCCCCACGACATCCGCCGCTTCCACTCCGACGACTACGTCGACTTCCTCTCCTCCGTCACCCCCGAGACCGTCCACGACCACACCCACGCCCGCAACCTCAAGCGCTTCAACGTCGGCGAGGACTGCCCTGTCTTCGACGGCCTCTTCTCCTTCTGCCAGGCCTCCACCGGGGGCTCCATCGGGGCCGCGGTCAAGCTGAACCGGCAGGACGCGGATATCGCGCTCAATTGGGCCGGGGGGTTGCATCATGCGAAGAAGTCCGAGGCCTCGGGGTTCTGCTATGTTAACGACATCGTTTTGGGCATCCTTGAGCTCCTCAAGGTTCACAGG CGGGTACTGTATGTAGATATCGACGTCCACCATGGAGATGGTGTTGAGGAGGCATTTTTCACCACAGACAGAGTGATGACTGTGTCTTTCCACAAATTTGGAGACTTCTTTCCTGGAACTGGGCATATTAAAGACATTGGGGCAGGGCGTGGTAAGTACTATGCGCTGAATGTCCCCTTAAACGATGGAATTGATGATGCGAGTTTCCGTGGTCTATTTCGTCCCATCCTCCAAAAAGTTATGGAGGTTTACCAGCCGGATGCAGTTGTCCTCCAATGTGGAGCAGATTCGTTGGCTGGTGACAGATTGGGGTGCTTCAACTTGTCTGTCAAAGGTCATGCGGATTGCCTTCGTTTTCTTAGATCTTTCAATGTCCCTCTAATGGTATTGGGTGGGGGAGGCTATACGATTCGGAATGTTGCACGCTGCTGGTGTTATGag ACTGCAGTCGCTGTGGGAGTGGAACCTGATAATAAATTGCCTTACAATGAGTACTATGAATACTTTGGGCCTGATTACACTCTTCATGTTGAACCAATGCCCATGGATAACCTGAACTCAACCAAAGATCTGGAAAAGATAAG GAACATGCTTCTTGAGCAACTCTCGAGATTGCCAAATGCACCTAGTGTACAATTTCAAACAACACCTCCCATTACTCAAGTTCCTGAAGAG GCGGAAGAAGCTATGGATCGAAGACCAAAACAGCGCATATGGAATGGTGAGGAGTATGAATCTGATGCCGATGAAGATGAGAAACCTCGGTTTCAAAGCTTAAACTCTGATAGTCGCCCTAGTGTGAAAACGGAAATGAG GGATGCCGCAGATGGAATCAAAAAAGAGATCAAAGACGAGACTATGACAGATGCACATACTCCATCTTGA
- the LOC131310655 gene encoding galactinol--sucrose galactosyltransferase-like has protein sequence MSSLLSLYIPAFLSFPDQTITSFLPSSSLSLACARANTQIVSMPPSLSKGGIEVAGIEDGQASSSITLEGSTFFANGHPVLTHVPSNIISTPSPFLSKNLNKNAVGCFVGFDATKLKSRHVASLGKLRNVNFMSIFRFKVWWTTHWVGTQGKDIQPETQMVLLEKSTSGRPYVLLLPILEEQFRASLQAGSDDDVDICVESGSTKVRANNFRSCLYMHVGDDPYQLVKDAMKVIRVHLGTFKLLEEKCPPNIVDKFGWCTWDAFYLKVHPKGVWEGVKGLVEGGAPPGLVLIDDGWQSIAHDDDDPTNGQEGMNRTAAGEQMPCRLIKFEENHKFRDYVSPRVPHDKGMGAFVRDIKEEFKSVENVYVWHALCGYWGGIRPNVNGMPECRVISPKLSEGLEMTMEDLAVDKIVNNGVGLVPPETVDRMYEGLHSHLESVGIDGVKVDVIHILEMLAEEYGGRVELAKAYYKALTDSVRKHFKGNGVIASMEHCNDFMYLGTEAIALGRVGDDFWCTDPSGDPNGTFWLQGCHMVHCAYNSLWMGNFIHPDWDMFQSTHPCAGFHAASRAISGGPIYVSDSVGKHDFQLLRSLVLPDGSVLRCRCYALPTRDCLFEDPLHDGKTMLKIWNLNKFTGVLGAFNCQGGGWCPESRRNISASHCSHTVTCLAGPKDVEWATGENPIPIKGVDTFAIYMSQQKEIKLLKPSESLEISLQPFDYELLTISPVKNLPGKAVQFAPIGLVNMLNSGGALQTLEFNDHGGSVLVGVRGAGEMKAFASEKPVMCQIDGADVDFYYDYDDRMVTVQVPWPNYSRLSWIKYLF, from the exons ATGTCTTCTCTTCTTTCCCTATATATACCAGCCTTCCTTTCTTTCCCTGATCAAACCATCACAAGCTTCCTTCCTTCCTCTTCTCTGTCTCTCGCTTGTGCGCGTGCAAACACACAAATCGTTAGCATGCCTCCAAGCTTGAGCAAAGGCGGCATCGAAGTAGCGGGGATTGAGGACGGTCAAGCATCATCCTCGATCACCCTGGAAGGATCAACTTTTTTCGCCAATGGCCATCCTGTTCTCACTCACGTCCCTTCTAACATCATCTCAACACCCTCTCCTTTCCTCTCCAAAAACTTGAACAAAAACGCAGTCGGCTGCTTCGTTGGCTTCGACGCGACCAAGTTGAAAAGTCGCCACGTGGCATCCTTGGGCAAGCTCAGAAACGTAAACTTCATGAGCATATTCAGGTTCAAGGTCTGGTGGACCACCCACTGGGTTGGAACCCAAGGAAAAGACATCCAACCCGAGACCCAAATGGTGCTCCTTGAAAAGTCCACTTCGGGTCGTCCCTACGTTTTGCTACTTCCAATCCTGGAGGAACAGTTCAGAGCTTCCCTACAGGCTGGCAGCGACGACGACGTGGACATCTGCGTGGAGAGTGGGTCCACCAAAGTACGGGCAAACAACTTCAGAAGCTGTTTGTACATGCACGTCGGTGACGACCCATATCAACTGGTCAAGGACGCCATGAAGGTCATTAGGGTCCATTTGGGAACATTCAAATTACTAGAAGAAAAATGCCCTCCAAATATAGTGGACAAATTCGGATGGTGCACTTGGGATGCATTTTACCTTAAGGTACACCCCAAAGGGGTGTGGGAAGGTGTCAAGGGCCTAGTGGAAGGTGGGGCCCCTCCGGGATTAGTCCTAATAGATGATGGGTGGCAGTCTATTGCCCATGATGATGATGACCCCACCAATGGCCAAGAAGGGATGAATCGGACGGCCGCAGGTGAGCAAATGCCATGTAGGCTAATAAAATTTGAAGAGAACCATAAGTTTAGGGACTATGTTAGTCCTAGGGTACCCCATGATAAGGGCATGGGGGCCTTTGTTAGGGACATTAAAGAGGAATTTAAGAGTGTAGAAAATGTGTATGTTTGGCATGCACTTTGTGGGTACTGGGGTGGGATTAGGCCTAACGTCAATGGCATGCCTGAGTGTAGGGTAATTTCTCCCAAGTTATCGGAGGGTTTGGAGATGACTATGGAGGATCTGGCCGTGGACAAGATTGTGAACAATGGGGTCGGGTTGGTGCCGCCGGAGACAGTGGACCGGATGTACGAAGGGCTCCACTCGCACCTCGAGTCTGTCGGGATCGATGGTGTCAAGGTTGACGTGATACAT ATACTTGAAATGCTAGCAGAGGAATATGGTGGGAGGGTGGAGTTGGCTAAAGCATATTACAAGGCATTGACTGATTCAGTGAGGAAACATTTCAAAGGGAATGGGGTGATTGCTAGCATGGAGCACTGCAATGACTTCATGTACCTCGGAACCGAGGCGATCGCTCTCGGTCGCGTAG GAGATGATTTCTGGTGCACTGATCCGTCCGGGGACCCGAACGGGACCTTCTGGCTCCAAGGCTGCCACATGGTGCATTGCGCGTACAACAGCCTGTGGATGGGGAACTTCATCCACCCTGACTGGGACATGTTCCAGTCGACTCACCCTTGCGCCGGATTCCACGCCGCGTCCCGAGCCATCTCCGGCGGACCCATCTACGTTAGCGACTCAGTCGGGAAGCACGATTTCCAGTTGCTCAGGAGCTTGGTGTTACCTGATGGGTCTGTCTTGCGCTGCCGGTGTTACGCGCTCCCGACCCGAGATTGTTTGTTTGAAGATCCGTTGCATGATGGCAAAACCATGCTCAAGATTTGGAACCTCAACAAA TTCACTGGAGTTCTTGGGGCTTTTAACTGCCAAGGAGGGGGATGGTGCCCAGAATCCAGGCGAAACATAAGTGCAAGCCATTGTTCACACACTGTGACCTGTTTGGCTGGCCCAAAAGATGTAGAATGGGCCACTGGCGAAAACCCAATTCCCATCAAAGGAGTTGACACTTTTGCCATATACATGTCccaacaaaaggaaataaaactaTTGAAGCCATCAGAAAGCCTGGAAATTTCCCTCCAGCCATTTGACTATGAACTTCTCACAATCTCTCCTGTCAAGAATTTACCGGGTAAAGCGGTCCAGTTTGCTCCGATCGGATTGGTCAACATGCTCAACTCCGGTGGTGCGCTCCAGACGCTAGAGTTCAATGATCATGGGGGTTCGGTACTAGTTGGAGTGAGGGGTGCAGGGGAGATGAAGGCTTTTGCATCAGAAAAGCCGGTGATGTGCCAAATTGATGGTGCGGATGTGGATTTCTATTATGATTATGACGATCGGATGGTCACGGTTCAAGTTCCGTGGCCCAATTATTCGAGACTATCGTGGATCAAGTACTTGTTTTGA
- the LOC131310590 gene encoding oleosin H2-like, which yields MAEHRQQDPQQQQRPGGDARGLLQEKGPSKQQILAVVAGVPIGGFFLVLSGLILTGTLIGLALTTPLFVICSPVLVPAALTIALAVAGFLTSGAFGITALSSLSWIINFLRQSGRMPEQLEQAKRRVQETTGQVGQKAREAGQKAQEQTRT from the coding sequence ATGGCTGAGCACCGCCAGCAAGACCCGCAGCAGCAGCAACGCCCTGGCGGCGATGCCAGGGGGCTCCTCCAGGAAAAAGGTCCTTCCAAGCAACAAATTCTGGCAGTTGTCGCTGGAGTCCCCATCGGGGGCTTCTTCCTCGTCCTCTCCGGGCTGATTCTCACCGGGACACTAATCGGTTTGGCTCTGACCACGCCACTCTTTGTTATCTGTAGCCCAGTTCTGGTCCCTGCCGCCCTCACCATCGCGTTAGCCGTTGCTGGGTTCCTGACGTCTGGTGCGTTTGGGATCACAGCTTTGTCTTCTCTCTCCTGGATCATCAACTTCCTCCGCCAGTCGGGCCGCATGCCGGAGCAGCTGGAGCAAGCCAAGCGTCGTGTGCAGGAGACGACAGGTCAGGTAGGCCAGAAGGCGAGGGAAGCCGGCCAGAAGGCCCAGGAACAAACAAGGACATAG